A genome region from Nocardiopsis exhalans includes the following:
- a CDS encoding response regulator transcription factor, which produces MDDQPLQRTGLRMILESEPDMEVVGEAGDGEAAVRQVAALRPDVVLMDVRMPGTDGIEATDKIIEGYPDVRVLILTMFDLDEYAHPALLAGASGFLLKDTRPEELLAGVRAVLSGGAIVAPALTRRLLDIVTPQLSRGAAGSGAGDEVQRKLDLLTGREREVLVELANGRSNAEIGERLHMAEATVKTHISKLMPKLSLRSRVQAVIFAYDAKIVTPGR; this is translated from the coding sequence GTGGACGATCAACCGCTCCAGAGGACAGGGCTGCGCATGATCCTGGAGTCCGAGCCCGACATGGAGGTCGTGGGAGAGGCCGGCGACGGCGAAGCCGCAGTGCGTCAGGTGGCGGCCCTGCGCCCCGACGTGGTGCTGATGGACGTCCGGATGCCGGGAACCGACGGCATCGAAGCGACCGATAAGATCATCGAGGGGTACCCGGACGTGCGTGTACTCATCCTCACCATGTTCGACCTCGACGAGTACGCGCACCCGGCCCTGCTCGCCGGGGCCAGCGGGTTCCTGCTGAAGGACACCCGGCCCGAGGAGCTCCTGGCGGGCGTGCGCGCTGTCCTGAGCGGCGGCGCGATCGTCGCACCGGCGCTGACCCGTCGCCTGCTCGACATCGTCACCCCGCAGCTGTCCCGGGGGGCCGCGGGCTCCGGTGCCGGTGACGAGGTCCAGCGCAAGCTCGATCTGCTCACCGGGCGCGAGCGCGAAGTCCTCGTCGAACTCGCCAACGGCCGCTCCAACGCCGAGATCGGTGAGCGACTGCACATGGCCGAGGCAACGGTGAAGACGCATATCAGCAAGCTGATGCCGAAGTTGAGCCTACGGAGCAGGGTGCAAGCGGTGATCTTCGCCTATGACGCCAAGATCGTGACTCCCGGACGGTAG
- a CDS encoding helix-turn-helix domain-containing protein: protein MSRPERPLDPRQGPVESFAYDLRQLRRRSGNLTYRQLAKVAGFSNTTLSTAARGERLPSLDVCLAYVRSCGGDVDQWEERWRRVARELDEQEIRERNGSGRERPSMVNSRGGEGPGAVDTLPERRRQLMEEAEQVLPLGSRVWSSPAESMRGRVEHLERRLWQVLVIATVCLLLLLVTTVSVVLVLASRM from the coding sequence ATGTCTAGACCCGAAAGGCCTCTCGACCCCCGGCAGGGGCCTGTGGAGAGCTTCGCCTACGACCTCAGGCAGCTCCGGCGCCGATCCGGGAATCTCACCTACCGGCAGCTGGCCAAGGTAGCCGGTTTCTCCAACACCACGCTCTCGACCGCTGCCCGGGGTGAGCGCCTCCCCTCGCTGGACGTCTGCCTGGCCTACGTCCGCAGTTGCGGAGGCGACGTGGATCAGTGGGAGGAGCGCTGGCGGCGCGTCGCCCGGGAACTGGACGAGCAGGAGATCCGGGAGAGGAACGGATCCGGTCGCGAACGCCCCTCCATGGTGAACTCGCGCGGCGGCGAAGGGCCCGGGGCGGTCGATACCCTCCCGGAAAGGCGGAGACAGCTGATGGAGGAGGCCGAGCAGGTGCTCCCCTTGGGCAGCAGGGTGTGGTCGAGTCCGGCCGAGAGCATGAGGGGCCGCGTGGAACACCTGGAACGGCGGCTGTGGCAGGTCCTGGTCATCGCCACGGTCTGTCTTCTCCTGCTCCTGGTGACGACCGTGTCGGTGGTCCTGGTCCTGGCCTCGCGTATGTGA
- a CDS encoding Uma2 family endonuclease: MSIRDTEASDQPLNVDDLARMPDDGRRYELVEGKLDVFPAPVFDHTCVVSRLTYHLTAEAPDEFTVLTGPGVNFNADRTHHRIPDLAVIRADAAERPYLTKPPLLAVEILSPESVLRDSNTKRAEYADFGIESYWIVNPHPDKVGISEMRLENGQYRDITQVYGEDVFETELPFPIRIVPHWLVADGPWKKHIGG; this comes from the coding sequence ATGAGCATCCGGGACACGGAAGCATCCGACCAGCCCCTGAACGTCGACGACCTGGCACGTATGCCGGACGACGGGCGGCGCTACGAGTTGGTCGAGGGGAAGCTTGACGTGTTTCCGGCCCCTGTCTTCGACCACACGTGTGTGGTCTCCCGCCTGACCTACCATCTCACCGCGGAAGCCCCCGACGAGTTCACCGTCCTCACCGGCCCCGGCGTCAACTTCAACGCGGACCGGACCCACCACCGGATCCCCGACCTGGCGGTCATCCGCGCCGACGCCGCTGAACGCCCCTACCTCACCAAGCCGCCGCTGCTGGCCGTGGAGATCCTTTCTCCCGAGAGCGTGCTCCGCGACAGCAACACCAAGCGCGCCGAGTACGCCGACTTCGGGATCGAGTCCTACTGGATCGTCAATCCGCACCCGGACAAGGTCGGCATCAGCGAGATGCGCCTGGAGAACGGCCAGTACCGGGACATCACCCAGGTCTATGGGGAGGACGTCTTCGAAACCGAGCTGCCCTTCCCGATCCGGATCGTCCCGCACTGGCTCGTCGCCGACGGCCCCTGGAAGAAGCACATCGGAGGCTGA
- a CDS encoding DUF6912 family protein: protein MYVFLPSTVPALAALLDTGRLEGESLTAFTADQGPDGDAEEAEYDAMYAAAEASLGLLTEDPEAPRRRVVLAAEMPDHIVEHEARHADGVARVKVLGGVPYKKLKSAHVDDADAAPDIAEAAADPASEAARDHELMWFAVQELRYLVEGA from the coding sequence ATGTACGTCTTCCTGCCCAGCACCGTCCCCGCCCTGGCCGCCCTGCTCGACACGGGCCGCCTGGAAGGCGAGTCCCTCACCGCCTTCACCGCTGACCAGGGACCCGACGGCGACGCCGAGGAGGCCGAGTACGACGCCATGTACGCGGCCGCCGAGGCCTCGCTCGGACTTCTCACCGAGGACCCCGAAGCACCCCGCCGTCGCGTGGTGCTGGCCGCCGAGATGCCCGACCACATCGTGGAACACGAGGCCCGCCACGCTGACGGCGTCGCCCGGGTCAAAGTTCTGGGGGGCGTGCCCTACAAGAAGCTCAAGTCCGCCCACGTGGACGACGCCGACGCGGCCCCCGACATCGCCGAGGCCGCCGCGGACCCGGCCTCCGAAGCCGCCAGAGACCACGAACTCATGTGGTTCGCCGTCCAGGAGCTCCGCTATCTCGTGGAGGGGGCCTGA
- a CDS encoding HAD family hydrolase encodes MTGTRRGVISDWGGVLTPPLPDGIQAWLRADRIDIDHYYEVMRPYFDGSVPDNPVHALERGEIDTREFERDLAALLRSTHGGPVRAEGLIERMFSNFDPVHDMYETLRHARGSGHGTALLSNSWGNGYPREHFAATFDTVVISGEVGMRKPEERIYLHTCRSLGLEPEECVFIDDLAHNIETAESLGMTGILHADVESTRRELSRFLASEGERERQPA; translated from the coding sequence ATGACCGGCACCCGACGAGGGGTCATCTCCGACTGGGGCGGTGTACTCACCCCACCCCTGCCCGACGGAATCCAGGCCTGGCTCAGGGCCGACCGCATCGACATCGACCACTACTACGAGGTCATGCGCCCCTACTTCGACGGCAGCGTGCCGGACAACCCCGTGCACGCGCTGGAGCGGGGCGAGATCGACACCCGGGAGTTCGAGCGCGACCTCGCCGCCCTGCTGCGCTCCACCCACGGCGGCCCGGTGCGGGCCGAGGGTCTCATCGAGCGCATGTTCTCGAACTTCGACCCGGTCCACGACATGTACGAAACCCTGCGCCACGCGCGGGGGAGCGGGCACGGCACCGCGCTGCTGTCCAACTCCTGGGGCAACGGCTACCCCCGCGAGCACTTCGCCGCCACCTTCGACACGGTGGTCATCTCCGGCGAGGTGGGTATGCGCAAGCCCGAGGAACGCATCTACCTGCACACCTGCCGGAGCCTCGGTCTGGAGCCCGAGGAGTGCGTGTTCATCGACGACCTGGCACACAACATCGAGACCGCCGAGTCCCTGGGTATGACCGGCATCCTGCACGCCGACGTGGAGAGCACCCGCCGGGAGCTGTCCCGTTTCCTGGCCTCCGAGGGCGAACGCGAACGCCAGCCGGCCTGA
- a CDS encoding glycoside hydrolase family 3 protein, with protein sequence MRPSVPRALAPACVALTLITTACSTSEEVDPSTENDETSPGATAEPFEPVLAPQLLADMDLDDKIGQLLVLTAQGTTAADNAAMIEAHRPGGIIYFDANLNDAEQIAEMSSGVQDLAAEQGQGVPLFLSIDQEQGLVVRMPVGTLFPDAMAVGATGDTELAALRAATTADELTAVGINMNYAPDADVNTDPNNPVIGIRSFGSDPELVSEMVLAEAAAYAEHGVAPVVKHFPGHGDTDVDSHTGLPVIDLPRATWEAEHLPPFQAAVDADVDAIMTAHVLMPQLDTDEDPDPATLSPAIIDGILREELGYDGVVTTDALNMEGVRQRHADGEIAVRVLEAGVDQLLMPPDPGAAVSAIREAVESGRLTEERIDQSVLRILTLKEKRGILEGESADPAEAAKALEDPEHAEAAQRVADASVTLVRNEGDFLPLAEGTRVRVQGVGADRISPALADAGLEVVDSGEEVLVVGTNGARGSQEQQGMVSAGEAAGTPVVVVAQGGPYDLEAFPEVAGYIALYSAVEVSRVAAAKAIAGEINPSGKLPVDIPGADVSSGTGLGY encoded by the coding sequence ATGCGACCGTCCGTTCCACGTGCCCTGGCCCCGGCCTGCGTGGCCCTCACCCTGATCACCACAGCCTGTTCCACATCCGAGGAGGTGGACCCCTCGACCGAGAACGACGAGACGAGCCCCGGCGCCACGGCCGAGCCCTTCGAGCCGGTCCTGGCGCCCCAGCTGCTCGCGGACATGGACCTGGACGACAAGATCGGCCAGCTCCTGGTCCTCACCGCGCAGGGAACCACTGCCGCCGACAACGCCGCGATGATCGAGGCGCACCGCCCCGGCGGCATCATCTACTTCGACGCCAACCTCAACGACGCCGAGCAGATCGCCGAGATGTCCTCGGGCGTCCAGGACCTGGCCGCCGAACAGGGGCAGGGCGTCCCGCTGTTCCTCAGCATCGACCAGGAACAGGGCCTGGTGGTCCGGATGCCCGTGGGCACCCTGTTCCCGGACGCCATGGCGGTCGGCGCCACCGGTGACACCGAGCTCGCCGCCCTGCGCGCCGCCACCACCGCCGACGAGCTCACCGCCGTCGGCATCAACATGAACTACGCGCCCGACGCCGACGTCAACACCGACCCCAACAACCCGGTCATCGGGATCCGCTCCTTCGGTTCCGACCCGGAGCTGGTATCGGAGATGGTGCTCGCCGAGGCCGCCGCCTACGCCGAACACGGCGTGGCCCCGGTGGTCAAGCACTTCCCGGGCCACGGGGACACCGACGTCGACAGCCACACCGGGCTGCCCGTCATCGACCTGCCGCGCGCGACCTGGGAGGCCGAGCACCTGCCTCCCTTCCAGGCCGCCGTGGACGCCGACGTGGACGCCATCATGACCGCCCACGTGCTCATGCCGCAGCTGGACACCGACGAGGACCCGGACCCGGCCACGCTGTCCCCGGCGATCATCGACGGCATCCTGCGCGAGGAGCTCGGCTACGACGGAGTGGTCACCACCGACGCCCTCAACATGGAGGGCGTGCGCCAGCGCCACGCCGACGGCGAGATCGCCGTGCGCGTGCTGGAGGCCGGGGTGGACCAGCTGCTCATGCCGCCGGACCCGGGCGCCGCGGTCTCCGCGATCCGCGAGGCGGTCGAGAGCGGCCGCCTCACCGAGGAGCGTATCGACCAGTCGGTGCTGCGCATCCTCACGCTCAAGGAGAAGCGCGGGATCCTCGAGGGTGAGTCCGCCGACCCGGCCGAGGCCGCCAAGGCCCTGGAGGACCCCGAGCACGCCGAAGCCGCCCAGCGGGTGGCCGACGCCTCCGTGACCCTCGTGCGCAACGAGGGGGACTTCCTGCCGCTCGCCGAGGGCACACGCGTGCGGGTCCAGGGTGTGGGCGCGGACCGGATCTCCCCGGCCCTGGCCGACGCCGGGCTGGAGGTCGTGGACAGCGGCGAGGAGGTGCTCGTGGTGGGCACCAACGGCGCCCGCGGTTCGCAGGAGCAGCAGGGCATGGTCTCCGCGGGCGAGGCGGCGGGCACACCGGTCGTCGTGGTCGCCCAGGGCGGCCCCTACGACCTGGAGGCGTTCCCCGAGGTGGCGGGTTACATCGCCCTGTACTCGGCGGTGGAGGTCTCCCGGGTGGCCGCGGCCAAGGCGATCGCGGGGGAGATCAACCCCTCCGGGAAGCTGCCGGTGGACATCCCCGGCGCCGACGTGAGCTCGGGGACCGGGCTGGGCTACTGA
- a CDS encoding PTS sugar transporter subunit IIA produces the protein MSDVNRALRVLSPVPGTAMSLETVPDPVFSQSMVGPGVAVHPEPGQEGGQESWHEAVAPIAGTLVKLHPHAYVVMAADNRRGVLVHLGIDTVQLAGEGFTLLAEEGSQVAEGTPVVRWSPGMVASLGKPSVVPVVALDAEPGALSELACGAVEPGEVLFVWE, from the coding sequence ATGTCAGACGTGAACCGTGCGCTGCGCGTACTCTCCCCCGTCCCCGGAACAGCCATGTCCCTGGAGACGGTGCCGGACCCCGTGTTCTCCCAGAGCATGGTCGGCCCCGGTGTGGCGGTCCATCCCGAACCGGGCCAGGAAGGCGGCCAGGAGTCCTGGCACGAGGCGGTCGCCCCCATCGCCGGGACCCTGGTCAAGCTCCACCCGCACGCCTACGTGGTCATGGCCGCCGACAACCGGCGCGGTGTCCTCGTCCACCTGGGCATCGACACCGTGCAGCTCGCGGGCGAGGGGTTCACCCTCCTCGCCGAGGAGGGGTCGCAGGTGGCGGAGGGCACCCCGGTGGTGCGCTGGTCACCCGGCATGGTGGCCTCCCTGGGCAAACCTTCGGTTGTGCCCGTGGTGGCCCTGGACGCCGAACCCGGCGCCCTCTCCGAACTCGCCTGCGGCGCGGTCGAGCCGGGGGAGGTGCTGTTCGTCTGGGAGTGA
- a CDS encoding glucose PTS transporter subunit EIIB produces the protein MADKAAAIVAGLGGAANIEDIEACITRLRTEVSDPALVREADLKAAGAHGVLVSGRVVQVVVGPEADSLTDDIRDLLE, from the coding sequence ATGGCGGACAAGGCAGCGGCGATCGTCGCCGGGCTGGGCGGCGCGGCCAACATCGAGGACATCGAGGCCTGCATCACCCGGCTGCGCACCGAGGTCAGCGACCCGGCACTCGTGCGGGAGGCCGATCTCAAGGCGGCGGGCGCGCACGGTGTCCTCGTCTCGGGCAGGGTCGTCCAGGTCGTGGTCGGCCCGGAGGCGGATTCCCTCACCGACGACATCCGGGACCTGCTGGAATAG
- a CDS encoding PTS transporter subunit EIIC, which yields MSDSTPAEASSASSTEPARAAKRGSTALALLQRLGRSLMMPIAVLPAAAILLRLGQDDLLGADGLAGLDGMGWMQPVSGAVGTAGEAIFEALPLLFAIGVAIGFAKRADGSTALAAVVGYLVFDRVSTWTMVTFDGATGDIGSRLTSYPLATDPVTREPLTDPEAVNAVAPVINHAIKNPTDVLGGIAIGLIAAVLWQRYHRIKLPTWLGFFGGRRFVPIVTALAGLGMGVVLGLLWPIVGMWIQNLGEGIIGAGALGAGVYGVINRVLLPMGLHHVVNSFIWFVSGTHTADDGTVIHGEIPRYFAGDPTAGGMLSGFFPVLMFGLPGAALAIWLTASKARRAQVGSLMIPAALTAFVTGITEPVEFAFIFVAPVLFAVHIVLTGISMALMNALDVQLGFGFSAGLIDLLLNATKDNTQGLGILLLFGAFYFLVYFGVFYLLITKLDFPTPGRERDEEELATAAPHAAPATAGGTTEPGPDAPPGKDSGGKPDGDPGRTV from the coding sequence ATGTCGGACTCCACACCCGCCGAGGCCTCTTCGGCCTCCTCCACCGAGCCCGCACGCGCGGCCAAGCGCGGCTCCACGGCCCTGGCCCTGCTCCAACGGCTCGGCCGCAGCCTGATGATGCCGATCGCGGTCCTGCCCGCCGCCGCGATCCTGCTCCGCCTCGGCCAGGACGACCTCCTCGGCGCCGACGGCCTGGCCGGGCTCGACGGGATGGGCTGGATGCAGCCGGTCTCCGGCGCGGTCGGCACCGCCGGTGAAGCCATTTTCGAAGCTCTGCCGCTGCTGTTCGCCATCGGTGTGGCCATCGGCTTCGCCAAACGCGCCGACGGCTCCACGGCCCTGGCCGCCGTGGTCGGCTACCTGGTCTTCGACCGGGTCTCCACCTGGACGATGGTGACCTTCGACGGCGCCACCGGCGACATCGGCTCCCGGCTGACCAGCTACCCCCTGGCCACCGATCCGGTGACCAGGGAACCGCTCACCGACCCCGAGGCGGTCAACGCCGTCGCACCGGTGATCAACCACGCGATCAAGAACCCCACCGATGTGCTCGGCGGGATCGCGATCGGTCTGATCGCCGCCGTGCTGTGGCAGCGCTACCACCGCATCAAACTGCCCACCTGGCTGGGCTTCTTCGGCGGCCGCCGCTTCGTCCCCATCGTCACGGCCCTGGCCGGTCTGGGCATGGGCGTGGTGCTGGGCCTGCTCTGGCCGATCGTCGGCATGTGGATCCAGAACCTGGGTGAGGGCATCATCGGCGCGGGCGCGCTCGGCGCGGGTGTCTACGGGGTCATCAACCGCGTCCTGCTGCCGATGGGCCTGCACCACGTGGTGAACTCGTTCATCTGGTTCGTCTCCGGCACCCACACCGCCGACGACGGCACGGTCATCCACGGAGAGATCCCCCGCTACTTCGCCGGGGACCCGACCGCGGGCGGCATGCTGTCCGGCTTCTTCCCGGTGCTGATGTTCGGCCTGCCGGGCGCCGCGCTGGCCATCTGGCTGACCGCGTCCAAGGCCAGGCGGGCGCAGGTGGGCTCGCTCATGATCCCGGCGGCGCTGACCGCGTTCGTCACGGGCATCACCGAGCCGGTGGAGTTCGCGTTCATCTTCGTGGCCCCGGTGCTGTTCGCGGTGCACATCGTGCTCACCGGTATCTCCATGGCACTGATGAACGCCCTCGACGTCCAACTGGGCTTCGGCTTCTCAGCGGGCCTGATCGACCTGTTGCTGAACGCCACGAAGGACAACACCCAAGGGCTGGGGATCCTGTTGTTGTTCGGGGCGTTCTACTTCCTGGTCTACTTCGGGGTCTTCTACCTGCTGATCACGAAGCTGGACTTCCCGACCCCGGGACGTGAACGCGACGAGGAAGAGCTCGCCACGGCCGCTCCGCACGCCGCCCCGGCCACCGCCGGCGGCACGACGGAACCCGGCCCCGACGCCCCGCCCGGCAAGGACTCCGGGGGCAAGCCCGACGGAGACCCCGGCCGCACCGTCTGA